In Anopheles cruzii chromosome X, idAnoCruzAS_RS32_06, whole genome shotgun sequence, one genomic interval encodes:
- the LOC128272852 gene encoding kinesin-associated protein 3, translated as MLLASFFHLIAGLALLLFTVHYIYYVVTALQRSTSNHMQTEDAKYIKKRWKGGTIEPHPTEKALIVNYKLEAAVFGEPGDPMLEDKKDCQRIIRLKSLNSKTDPAVLAREVVEKCDLIHRSQLSDIEQIIYYLKNRKHVESSVAAANQRSVSRISGKISPMMEAEKASIRSIDEYIELLYEDLPEKVKGSRLILQLARDPDNLEELEKNEAVLSALSRVLREDWRRSLDLSTNIIYIFFCFSTYTNFHSVIVNYKIGSLCMDVIDFELRRYDQMKHDLDARKCAASTGMCAPDSAIRDREKEYSGIRNSTEQLDTIIDQDKPKEMEPPRRRIPELKQRPKSGNWGSYHGTNGGNGSSANSQFMTSSLTKAHSMNSSYHDQLSNETVNGNCSLTVSTTSTDSLSGSGPPSGPQTPGSVGPDGVTDKPDPRKQKDDYDKINKQFKIFARKQEQLLRVAFYLLLNIAENVKLEEKMRKKSIVTMLLKALERQNFDLLVLVVTFLKKLSIVRDNKEEMCELNIVEKLPRLLQSQKDLVQMTLKLLFNLSFDARLRAKMIRVGLLPKLVTFLSDDKHHGIVTKILYHMSLDNKIKSMFTYTDCVPVVVDMLLLNLNQKSDPDLIALGINLALNRRNAALMIENNRLHNLMSRAFKCQDTMIMKMIRNISVHDTLRLHFVDFVGDLAKILTECDDEHFTVESLGILGNLALADLDYSQIIHNFNLIPLIRNMLVPGQYKDDMVLEMVVFLGTCASDESCAMLLCKADVMLSLIELLKAKQEDDEMVLQIVFVFQQVLRHESTRCYMIKETESPAYLIDLMHDKNTEIRKVCDFCLDIIAITDSEWASRITVEKFRNHNSQWLSMVDSQESVDDIQTNGPMEDEQSDLNAYLTSDYLDQLYNSGGDSNDDAESNKNRSGSAMSNYSRPVSRYSRSLEDLDTVA; from the exons ATGCTGTTGGCTAGCTTTTTTCACTTAATAGCTGGCCTGGCATTGCTCTTATTTACTGTGCATTACATTTATTACGTTGTGACGGCGCTACAGCGTTCCACCAGCAACCATATGCAGACCGAGGATGCTAAATACATAAAAAA ACGATGGAAGGGGGGTACTATCGAGCCTCATCCAACCGAAAAAGCGCTTATTGTGAACTATAAACTAGAAGCTGCCGTGTTTGGAGAACCAGGAGACCCAATGTTGGAGGATAAGAAG GACTGCCAACGGATAATACGGTTGAAGTCGTTAAATTCCAAAACCGATCCGGCAGTATTGGCACGCGAGGTAGTGGAAAAGTGTGATCTTATCCATCGATCGCAGCTGTCAGATATCGAGCAGATCATTTACTATTTGAAGAATCGCAAGCACGTCGaatcgtcggtggcggcagcgaaCCAGCGCTCCGTTTCGCGCATTTCCGGGAAAATCAGCCCGATGATGGAGGCGGAAAAGGCATCTATTCGCAGCATTGACGAATATATCGAATTACTTTACGAGGATTTGCCAGAAAAAGTAAAAGGTTCTCGTCTCATTTTACAACTCGCCCGCGATCCTGATAATTTGGAGGAGTTAGAGAAAAATG AAGCCGTTCTCAGTGCACTGTCTCGAGTACTTCGTGAAGATTGGCGCCGTTCTCTAGACCTCTCAACGAACATCATTTATatctttttctgcttctccaCCTATACTAACTTTCACTCTGTCATCGTAAACTACAAAATTGGCTCACTTTGTATGGATGTGATCGACTTCGAGTTGCGGCGTTACGATCAAATGAAGCACGATCTCGACGCACGTAAATGTGCTGCATCAACTGGTATGTGCGCTCCGGACAGTGCCATTCGAGATCGCGAGAAAGAATACAGCGGCATTCGAAACAGCACTGAACAGTTGGACACTATCATCGATCAGGATAAGCCGAAGGAAATGGAACCTCCTCGACGACGCATACCGGAACTCAAGCAGCGCCCGAAGTCCGGCAATTGGGGTAGTTATCACGGTACTAACGGCGGTAATGGGTCGTCCGCCAACAGTCAGTTCATGACCTCTTCACTCACTAAAGCTCACTCGATGAACAGCAGCTACCACGATCAGCTATCCAACGAAACTGTGAATGGAAATTGTTCTCTCACAGTTAGCACCACATCAACGGACAGCTTGAGTGGAAGTGGCCCACCTTCTGGTCCGCAAACACCCGGCTCAGTCGGCCCGGATGGGGTTACCGACAAGCCAGACCCCCGGAAGCAAAAAGATGATTACGACAAGATTAACAAACAGTTTAAAATATTCGCACGAAAACAGGAGCAGCTGCTTCGGGTCGCCTTCTATCTTCTGCTGAACATTGCCGAAAACGTAAAGTTGGAGGAGAaaatgcgaaagaaaagcatTGTAACAATGTTGTTGAAGGCACTTGAGCGGCAAAACTTTGATCTGCTTGTGCTAGTGGTAACGTTTTTAAAGAAGCTTTCGATCGTGCGTGACAACAAAGAGGAAATGTGCGAACTGAACATTGTTGAAAAACTACCCCGTTTGCTGCAATCGCAAAAGGATCTCGTGCAAATGACACTCAAGTTGTTATTTAATCTATCATTTGATGCGCGCCTTCGAGCAAAGATGATACGCGTGGGATTGCTGCCGAAGCTTGTTACCTTTTTAAGTGATGACAAGCACCACGGCATCGTAACGAAGATTCTCTATCATATGAGCTTGGACAACAAGATCAAATCAATGTTCACGTACACCGATTGTGTACCAGTTGTCGTcgatatgctgctgctgaatctCAACCAAAAGTCCGACCCTGATCTGATTGCGCTAGGCATAAACCTCGCCCTGAACCGGCGCAATGCGGCGTTGATGATTGAGAACAACCGTCTGCACAATCTGATGTCGCGTGCCTTCAAATGCCAGGACACGATGATCATGAAAATGATCCGAAACATCTCTGTGCACGATACGCTAAGGCTACACTTTGTG GATTTTGTTGGTGACTTGGCTAAAATACTTACCGAGTGTGATGACGAACATTTTACGGTTGAAAGCCTTGGTATTCTGGGTAATCTTGCCCTAGCTGATTTGGATTATTCGCAGATCATTCACAATTTCAACCTGATACCACTCATTCGGAATATGCTCGTACCAG GCCAATACAAGGACGATATGGTACTGGAGATGGTCGTATTTCTGGGGACGTGTGCGTCTGATGAATCGTGCGCCATGTTGCTATGCAAGGCGGATGTTATGCTCTCGCTTATTGAGTTACTCAAGGCGAAGCAAGAAGACGACGAAATGGTGTTGCAGATCGTATTTGTGTTCCAGCAGGTCCTCCGTCACGAGAGCACCCGCTGCTATATGATTAAAGAAACGGAATCACCCGCTTATCTTATTGATCTCATGCATGATAAAAACACAGAAATACGGAAAGTGTGTGACTTCTGCCTAGATATCATCGCGATTACTGACAGCGAGTGGGCATCGCGTATAACG GTGGAGAAATTTCGCAATCACAACAGCCAGTGGCTAAGTATGGTAGACTCGCAGGAGAGCGTTGACGATATTCAAACCAATGGACCGATGGAAGACGAACAAAGTGACCTAAACGCATACCTAACATCGGATTACCTCGATCAGCTGTATAATTCCGGAGGTGATTCTAATGACGATGCGGAGAGTAATAAAAATCGGTCTGGATCGGCCATGTCCAATTATAGCCGCCCTGTAAGTCG ATACAGCCGAAGCTTAGAAGACCTGGATACGGTAGCTTAA
- the LOC128272874 gene encoding protein CutA homolog — translation MSSITTTETTTSQDAANEYSVAFVTTPNEESAKTLARSVVEGKLAACVSVLPGLVSFYTWEDKLNESSECLLMIKTRTALVNSLIQFVVEKHEYDVPEVITLPITTGNPAYLDWIGKCVPNPGLPVKSKQNDTSKE, via the coding sequence ATGTCCAGTATCACGACGACCGAAACCACCACCTCCCAGGATGCGGCCAACGAATATTCTGTAGCGTTTGTCACGACGCCGAATGAAGAGTCCGCAAAGACGCTTGCCCGTAGTGTAGTCGAAGGCAAGCTAGCGGCCTGCGTAAGCGTGCTCCCCGGCCTGGTGTCCTTTTACACATGGGAAGATAAACTCAATGAAAGTTCGGAATGTTTGCTGATGATCAAAACTCGCACTGCACTCGTCAACAGCTTAATTCAATTCGTAGTGGAAAAACACGAGTACGACGTGCCGGAAGTGATAACCTTGCCGATCACCACTGGAAACCCGGCGTAtctggattggattggaaaatgtgttcctAACCCGGGCCTCCCTGTGAAGAGTAAGCAGAATGATACTTCGAAAGAATAA
- the LOC128272863 gene encoding palmitoyltransferase ZDHHC6: MLQRPPGALRRFLHWGPMTAIGIIKSITIMTLYMNSMWWPANRSLAGFFNQTLFIVLSACTGFNFVMASLIGPGFLSLGWRPPNPEDEQHLQECNVCDGFKAPRSHHCRKCNRCVIKMDHHCPWINNCVGWANHGYFTAFLACAVLGCLQATFILSASLYMGLYRDWYLYYGQFSKATVQLGLWSLALCVFNIGLAIGVVITVGALFGYQLRAILSNRTAIEDWISEKARYRRDRTNEVFQYPYDLGRWRNLQQVFNLSCIPAGTGTEWPVIDGCDQYTLTREQLAQKEEKRARTRTYTINRTVTGSWVPLLSQGFKVCCSPPLTDEPRIKLAVGDIVRVTRWRKHWLFGEKVLTHNEVDVSEKNKRLRGWFPRQCAIELMEDEYEVEEKSQPYERVKKIN, encoded by the exons ATGTTGCAAAGACCGCCGGGCGCTTTGCGTCGTTTTCTTCATTGGGGGCCGATGACTGCAATAG gCATTATCAAATCTATTACCATTATGACACTGTACATGAATAGCATGTGGTGGCCAGCGAACCGGTCACTCGCAGGTTTCTTCAACCAGACTTTGTTTATCGTGTTGTCGGCCTGCACGGGATTTAATTTTGTGATGGCCTCATTGATTGGACCTGGTTTCCTGTCACTTGGATGGCGACCACCGAACCCGGAAGACGAGCAACACTTACAGGAGTGCAACGTTTGTGACGGTTTCAAGGCGCCTAGGTCGCATCACTGTCGAAAGTGCAATCGATGTGTCATCAAAATGGACCATCACTGCCCATGGATCAATAATTGTGTCGGTTGGGCCAATCATGGATACTTCACCGCATTCCTAGCCTGTGCTGTCCTAGGCTGCCTGCAGGCTACTTTCATTCTCAGTGCGTCGCTCTATATGGGGCTCTACAGGGACTGGTACCTCTACTATGGTCAGTTTTCAAAGGCAACAGTACAGCTTGGTTTGTGGAGCCTCGCCTTGTGCGTTTTTAACATAGGGCTAGCGATCGGGGTTGTTATCACGGTTGGTGCCTTGTTCGGGTATCAGCTGCGTGCGATTCTTAGTAATCGAACTGCGATCGAGGACTGGATTTCGGAGAAGGCACGCTATCGACGTGATCGTACCAATGAAGTGTTCCAGTACCCATACGATTTGGGTCGATGGCGTAACCTGCAGCAGGTTTTCAACTTGTCATGCATTCCTGCTGGCACCGGTACCGAATGGCCCGTAATTGACGGATGCGATCAATACACGCTTACA CGGGAGCAGTTAGCccaaaaggaagaaaaacgcGCTCGTACTAGAACGTACACTATCAATCGCACGGTAACAGGGAGCTGGGTTCCATTGCTATCGCAAGGATTCAAGGTTTGCTGCTCACCGCCGCTAACCGACGAGCCGCGCATCAAACTAGCAGTCGGTGACATTGTTCGAGTCACTAGATGGAGGAA GCACTGGTTGTTTGGCGAAAAAGTTTTAACACATAATGAGGTTGATGTCtcggagaaaaacaaacggctacGCGGATGGTTTCCTCGACAGTGTGCGATCGAATTGATGGAAGATGAGTATGAAGTCGAGGAGAAATCACAACCTTATGAAAGGGTTAAAAAAATCAACTAG
- the LOC128266894 gene encoding aminopeptidase N, protein MKAARGMLLLMVTAMLPIFAVQATSDVATVAGRETSTVNYTSYRLPRSFRPKHYDLQVFTHLGDERGFKFNGHVLIRMICDEDATNVTLHSKNLTLMEQEITLTELETNENRRPISIKRVQYLPENDYVVLHVGEAMKKNNHYEVRIPFESALGTGLLGYYRSSYVDTKTRTKTWLSVTQFEPTHARQAFPCFDEPELKATFDVSLAHHGRYVALSNMPVNRSEPIATMKDWVLDVFERTVPMSTYLVAYTINDFEYREAMTRNPGDVLFRIWARRDALDQVDYARDVGPRVTRFYEEYFEQPFPLPKIDMIAIPDFASGAMENWGLITYRETALLYHPNVSTASSKHRVASVIAHELAHQWFGNLVTMRWWTDLWLNEGFATYVASLGVEELHPEWHSLTEESVSNSLDIFKFDALLSSHPVSVEIGHPNQISQIFDAISYEKGSTVIRMMHLFLDEETFRNGVARYLRRHAYGSAQQDDLWAALTEEAHANGVLPDEISVKSVMDSWTLQTGYPIVTVSRNYAANTAEVSQERFVSSPPAERNATSDQCWWIPLTYASGADPDFNDTAPKAWMECGGGGGGGGVQRNGSQRTLDDLPDGKHWVIFNVQLAGLYKVKYDVPNYRLIVAQLNGPNYAAIGPINRAQLIDDAMDLAWAGQQQYGIAFAMMNYLRQEHEYLPWKSALTNLNGINRLLKRTPIYGIFKSYIQYILEPSYERLNVFGNLSALESVRLDALKHLTLIASWACRFDVGDCVERSVHLFADWMMAASLSPEKANPVPVNLRPVVYCNAISNGNETQWNFLWKQYLHSNVGSEKVMIISALGCTRDVRLVERFLHWSLNSTSGVRKQDATILFRGVVKSDVGFDLAKSFFLERITEIHSYLSPDTSRLSRFVKPLAEQMSSLAEVQELRSLIDERGSIFDKATQGVKQAIETVEINARWKRINYAQMMRFLPLLSLRSTNADIMNLIEDTPPAAAK, encoded by the exons ATGAAGGCAGCCCGTGGAATGCTGCTCCTTATGGTAACGGCGATGTTGCCGATATTCGCTGTGCAAGCGACGAGTGACGTAGCAACGGTTGCGGGACGGGAGACTAGTACGGTCAACTACACCAGCTACCGGTTGCCGCGCTCGTTCCGCCCGAAACACTATGACCTGCAGGTTTTTACGCATCTCGGAGACGAGCGAGGCTTCAAGTTCAACGGTCATGTGCTGATACGG ATGATTTGTGACGAGGATGCAACCAACGTAACGCTTCATTCGAAGAACCTAACGCTGATGGAGCAGGAAATAACGCTCACCGAGCTGGAGACGAATGAGAATCGGCGGCCGATCAGCATCAAGCGTGTGCAGTACCTGCCCGAGAATGACTACGTTGTACTACACGTCGGCGAGGCGATGAAGAAGAACAACCACTACGAAGTACGGATACCCTTCGAAAGCGCCCTCGGAACCGGGCTTCTCGGGTACTATCGTAGCAGTTACGTCGATACGAAGACCCGCACCAAAACCTGGCTTTCGGTGACACAGTTCGAACCAACGCACGCCCGCCAAGCGTTTCCCTGTTTCGATGAACCGGAGCTGAAGGCCACGTTCGATGTGTCGTTAGCGCACCACGGACGATACGTAGCCCTCAGCAATATGCCGGTGAACCGCTCGGAACCGATCGCCACCATGAAGGATTGGGTGCTGGACGTGTTCGAGCGTACGGTGCCGATGTCCACCTACCTGGTGGCTTACACGATCAACGACTTCGAGTACCGGGAGGCGATGACGCGCAACCCGGGCGATGTGCTGTTCCGGATCTGGGCACGGCGCGATGCCCTCGATCAGGTTGACTACGCGCGCGATGTTGGACCGCGCGTCACGCGGTTCTACGAGGAGTACTTCGAGCAGCCGTTTCCGTTGCCCAAGATCGACATGATTGCGATACCGGATTTTGCGTCCGGAGCGATGGAGAACTGGGGATTGATCACGTACCGCGAGACCGCCTTGCTGTACCATCCGAACGTATCGACTGCCAGCAGTAAGCACCGGGTTGCGTCGGTGATTGCGCACGAGCTGGCTCACCAGTGGTTCGGTAACCTGGTCACGATGCGCTGGTGGACCGATCTGTGGCTGAACGAAGGTTTCGCGACGTACGTCGCTAGTTTGGGTGTCGAAGAGCTGCACCCCGAGTGGCATTCGCTGACCGAGGAATCGGTCTCGAATTCGCTCGATATTTTCAAATTCGATGCGCTGCTCTCCAGCCACCCGGTCTCGGTGGAGATCGGTCACCCGAACCAGATCTCGCAAattttcgacgccatttcgtACGAGAAGGGCTCCACGGTGATCCGCATGATGCACCTGTTTCTGGACGAAGAAACCTTCCGCAACGGGGTGGCTCGGTACCTGCGGCGCCACGCCTACGGCAGCGCCCAGCAGGACGATCTGTGGGCTGCGCTGACCGAGGAGGCCCACGCAAACGGCGTACTGCCCGATGAGATCAGTGTGAAGAGTGTGATGGACTCTTGGACACTACAGACCGGCTACCCAATCGTGACGGTGTCCCGTAACTACGCCGCCAACACGGCCGAAGTGTCCCAGGAGCGGTTCGTTTCGTCGCCGCCCGcagaacgcaacgcaacgtcCGATCAGTGCTGGTGGATACCGTTGACGTACGCATCCGGTGCTGATCCCGACTTTAACGACACCGCACCGAAAGCTTGGATGgagtgtggcggcggcggtggcggcggcggcgtgcagcGCAACGGTTCCCAGCGGACGCTCGACGATCTGCCCGACGGCAAACACTGGGTGATCTTCAACGTACAGCTGGCCGGTTTGTACAAAGTCAAGTACGATGTGCCGAACTATCGGCTGATAGTGGCGCAACTGAACGGGCCAAACTATGCGGCGATCGGGCCGATCAATCGGGCCCAACTGATCGACGATGCCATGGATCTTGCGtgggccggccagcagcagtacggCATTGCGTTCGCGATGATGAACTACCTACGGCAGGAGCACGAGTACTTACCGTGGAAATCGGCACTAACCAACCTGAATGGCATCAACCGGCTACTGAAACGAACGCCGATTTACGGGATCTTCAAAAGCTACATCCAATACATACTGGAACCATCGTACGAGCGACTGAATGTGTTCGGCAATCTGTCCGCCCTCGAGTCTGTGCGGCTCGATGCCTTGAAACATCTGACCCTGATCGCTTCCTGGGCATGCCGGTTCGACGTTGGTGACTGCGTCGAACGCTCGGTGCACCTTTTCGCGGACTGGATGATGGCTGCGAGCCTAAGCCCGGAAAAGGCGAATCCCGTGCCGGTCAACTTGCGACCGGTCGTCTACTGCAACGCTatcagcaacggcaacgaaaCACAGTGGAACTTCCTGTGGAAACAGTACCTCCACAGCAACGTCGGCTCGGAGAAGGTTATGATCATCAGTGCGCTCGGGTGCACGCGAGATGTGAGGCTCGTGGAGCGCTTCCTGCACTGGTCACTAAACAGCACCTCCGGTGTGCGGAAGCAGGATGCAACCATACTTTTCAGAGGTGTCGTCAAGAGCGACGTTGGTTTCGATTTGGCGAAAAGCTTCTTCCTCGAGCGTATAACGGAGATACACAGCTA cCTAAGTCCGGATACTTCACGTCTGTCGCGGTTCGTGAAACCGCTGGCTGAGCAAATGTCGTCGCTCGCCGAAGTACAGGAGCTGCGATCGCTGATCGACGAGAGGGGTTCCATTTTCGACAAGGCCACACAAGGTGTCAAGCAAGCCATAGAGACGGTCGAAATTAATGCACGCTGGAAACGAATCAACTATGCACAGATGATGCGATTCCTGCCGTTGTTAAGTCTTCGCTCGACCAACGCAGACATTATGAACCTAATCGAGGACACTccccccgccgccgcgaaGTAG